One Deltaproteobacteria bacterium genomic region harbors:
- a CDS encoding alpha/beta hydrolase encodes MPFETVNHLQVYYEVHGEGEVIILMHHGFGCTKIWNNIYPSFVAEGYRVVIFDRRGFGRSERGNDFLDFYESGRYRPESVEELRIIKERLGIKECHLVGQCEGGVVGVDYSIKYPQEVKTLTVASTQCYSEVPMTELNRARLVNKFADLEPWLKAKLIDWHGAAAESNYNQFAKHGGAYGSNHFDLRPILPLVYCPTLVLYPDRSSIFDVEQSTTFYRHLPRGELAIFPKCGHNTYEQRPEDYTRTVLDFLRRTKKGEQDQMARPAMTCLA; translated from the coding sequence GTGCCATTCGAGACAGTTAATCATCTCCAGGTTTATTATGAGGTTCATGGTGAAGGTGAAGTCATTATCCTCATGCACCATGGTTTTGGCTGCACCAAGATTTGGAACAACATCTATCCGTCCTTTGTAGCTGAAGGTTACAGAGTAGTAATATTTGACCGCCGGGGCTTTGGGCGATCGGAACGGGGGAATGATTTTCTGGATTTTTATGAAAGTGGTCGTTATCGGCCGGAAAGCGTGGAAGAGCTTCGGATAATAAAAGAAAGATTGGGCATCAAAGAATGCCATTTAGTTGGACAGTGCGAAGGCGGTGTCGTGGGGGTTGACTATTCCATTAAATATCCCCAGGAGGTTAAAACCCTGACTGTTGCCAGCACCCAATGTTATAGCGAGGTTCCCATGACTGAGCTCAACAGGGCCCGGCTTGTAAACAAATTTGCTGATCTGGAACCCTGGCTGAAGGCCAAGTTGATTGATTGGCACGGGGCGGCGGCAGAGAGTAATTATAATCAATTTGCCAAGCATGGCGGCGCTTACGGATCAAACCATTTTGATCTACGGCCTATCCTGCCATTGGTGTACTGCCCTACCCTGGTGCTCTATCCCGATCGCAGCTCCATCTTTGACGTGGAACAATCAACTACTTTTTACCGACACCTTCCACGGGGCGAGTTGGCTATCTTCCCCAAATGCGGCCACAACACCTATGAGCAACGACCGGAGGATTATACCCGCACCGTC